A region from the Sandaracinus amylolyticus genome encodes:
- a CDS encoding sigma-70 family RNA polymerase sigma factor gives MSTSPDLDRFHALVAHLRPKLHRYCARMTGSVFDGEDVVQDTLAKAFYALATLDEPPPLEPWLFRIAHNTAMDFLRRYERKHVDLVAEVPDVTGPEEREVDPTLVEAALGVFAELPPAQRSAIVLKDVLGLTLEETAGAMGTTVPAVSSALQRARARVPRDADAPRPPEIDARLRHYARLFDARDWDALRALVTEESRLDLVSRAQRRGARVAEYWSRYAEIAPRERLRAVAGSVDGVPAIAMFRDGGDRPAYFVRVEWDGDRIAQIRDYYYVPNIADEGARFTPSDG, from the coding sequence ATGAGCACCTCGCCCGATCTCGATCGCTTCCACGCGCTCGTCGCGCACCTGCGGCCGAAGCTGCATCGCTACTGCGCCCGCATGACGGGCTCGGTCTTCGACGGCGAGGACGTCGTGCAGGACACGCTCGCCAAGGCGTTCTACGCGCTCGCGACGCTCGACGAGCCGCCCCCGCTCGAGCCCTGGCTCTTCCGCATCGCGCACAACACCGCCATGGACTTCCTGAGGCGCTACGAGCGCAAGCACGTCGACCTGGTCGCCGAGGTCCCCGACGTGACCGGCCCCGAGGAGCGAGAGGTCGATCCGACGCTCGTCGAGGCGGCGCTCGGCGTGTTCGCCGAGCTGCCGCCGGCCCAGCGCAGCGCGATCGTGCTGAAGGACGTGCTCGGCCTGACGCTCGAGGAGACCGCCGGCGCGATGGGCACGACGGTGCCCGCGGTGAGCTCGGCGCTGCAGCGCGCGCGGGCCCGCGTCCCGCGCGACGCGGACGCGCCGCGACCGCCCGAGATCGACGCGCGCCTGCGCCACTACGCCCGGCTCTTCGACGCGCGCGACTGGGACGCGCTGCGGGCGCTCGTCACCGAGGAGTCGCGCCTCGACCTGGTCTCGCGCGCCCAGCGCCGCGGCGCGCGGGTCGCCGAGTACTGGTCGCGCTACGCGGAGATCGCGCCTCGCGAGCGCCTGCGCGCGGTCGCGGGATCGGTCGACGGCGTCCCGGCGATCGCGATGTTCCGCGACGGCGGCGACCGCCCCGCGTACTTCGTGCGCGTCGAGTGGGACGGCGACCGCATCGCGCAGATCCGCGACTACTACTACGTGCCCAACATCGCCGACGAGGGGGCGCGCTTCACGCCGAGCGACGGCTGA
- a CDS encoding carbon-nitrogen hydrolase family protein, translating into MTVRVAAVQVRGDRAPLEQRISWIDALLAEAQRGGAKLAVMPELALTGYELGEWNFEVAEPVPDGPSVHALHELARARDMILVAGLSEREGAHVYNTMAVVGPDGFLGRYRKLHPASAECAYWRAGESAHVIETDLGRLGVGICADMIRRTPWSIYAREGVDLVAIGAAWPDYRDATNYPLWREYRAMHVEATRAMPERIERAVGAPVVLANACGTSEVMATRFGPKVVTKLAGRSRVVCGGTIAEDPGDHREQVVIADVQRGARGVNRTPAAAAPEEPWVNHGSNAFRATFQWVDVVTGYLYRPLYHTTPTRQRAYVRPPAR; encoded by the coding sequence GTGACGGTACGAGTGGCTGCGGTGCAGGTGCGCGGCGATCGCGCACCCCTCGAACAGAGGATCTCTTGGATCGACGCGCTCCTCGCGGAAGCGCAGCGCGGCGGCGCGAAGCTCGCGGTGATGCCCGAGCTCGCGCTCACCGGCTACGAGCTCGGCGAGTGGAACTTCGAGGTCGCCGAGCCGGTGCCCGACGGTCCTTCGGTGCACGCCCTCCACGAGCTCGCGCGCGCCCGCGACATGATCCTCGTCGCCGGCCTCAGCGAGCGCGAGGGCGCGCACGTCTACAACACGATGGCCGTGGTCGGCCCCGACGGCTTCCTCGGCCGCTATCGCAAGCTCCACCCCGCGTCCGCCGAGTGCGCGTACTGGCGCGCCGGCGAGAGCGCGCACGTGATCGAGACCGACCTCGGCCGCCTCGGCGTCGGCATCTGCGCCGACATGATCCGCCGCACGCCGTGGTCGATCTACGCGCGCGAAGGCGTCGACCTCGTCGCCATCGGCGCCGCGTGGCCCGACTACCGCGACGCGACGAACTACCCGCTCTGGCGCGAGTACCGCGCGATGCACGTCGAGGCGACCCGCGCGATGCCGGAGCGCATCGAGCGCGCGGTCGGCGCGCCGGTCGTGCTCGCGAACGCGTGCGGCACGAGCGAGGTGATGGCGACGCGCTTCGGCCCGAAGGTCGTGACCAAGCTCGCCGGTCGATCGCGCGTGGTGTGCGGCGGGACGATCGCCGAGGACCCCGGCGATCATCGCGAGCAGGTGGTGATCGCGGACGTGCAGCGTGGTGCACGCGGTGTGAACCGCACGCCCGCCGCGGCCGCGCCGGAGGAGCCCTGGGTCAACCACGGGAGCAACGCGTTCCGCGCGACGTTCCAGTGGGTCGACGTGGTGACCGGCTATCTCTACCGCCCGCTCTATCACACGACCCCGACGCGCCAGCGCGCGTACGTGCGGCCCCCGGCGCGCTGA
- a CDS encoding sigma 54-interacting transcriptional regulator, which translates to MLFDETQREEPRRTSSVASWVLRTVHSPDRGLPPEIAIGRVPLAIGRAPQRDGALVIADPRMSRTHATIAIIGAKAPTIVDSSSNGTFVDGVRVTDAVLADGSVLRAGDTFFVVREVPASLGDAEVPDLVGRAPAMAKLREAIALVAKADASVLVIGESGTGKELVARAIHARSGREGPLVAVNCAAIPESLADSTLFGHVAGAFTGAKGAHDGVLRRAERGTIFLDEIAETPPTVQARLLRVLEERVVTPVGGERAVPIDVRVVAATHVELRSAVERGAFRGDLYARLSDLTLRTPPLRERREDVLPILARGLGPDAPPLAPDLVDALLTHELPFNVRELLKIAAELRLRGKGREVLDRALVEERFARPPSAPPARARAISDPPSVREPIEITREHVEELVRETGGNVSELARRLGRSRRQVRRYLDQYGLRERAGDDDERD; encoded by the coding sequence ATGTTGTTCGACGAGACGCAGCGAGAGGAGCCACGGCGCACGAGCTCGGTCGCGAGCTGGGTGCTGCGCACCGTTCACTCCCCGGATCGAGGGCTCCCGCCGGAGATCGCGATCGGGCGCGTCCCGCTCGCGATCGGCCGCGCGCCGCAGCGAGACGGGGCGCTGGTGATCGCGGATCCGCGCATGTCGCGCACCCACGCGACGATCGCGATCATCGGCGCGAAGGCGCCGACGATCGTCGACTCGAGCTCGAACGGGACGTTCGTCGACGGCGTGCGCGTGACCGACGCCGTGCTGGCCGACGGCTCGGTCCTGCGCGCGGGCGACACGTTCTTCGTGGTGCGCGAGGTGCCGGCGTCGCTGGGCGACGCGGAGGTGCCCGATCTCGTCGGGCGTGCCCCCGCGATGGCGAAGCTGCGCGAGGCCATCGCGCTCGTCGCGAAGGCCGACGCGTCGGTGCTGGTGATCGGCGAGAGCGGCACCGGCAAGGAGCTCGTCGCGCGCGCGATCCACGCGCGCAGCGGGCGCGAAGGGCCGCTCGTCGCGGTGAACTGCGCGGCGATCCCGGAGTCGCTCGCGGACTCGACGCTCTTCGGGCACGTCGCGGGCGCGTTCACCGGCGCGAAGGGCGCGCACGACGGAGTGCTGCGCCGCGCGGAGCGCGGGACGATCTTCCTCGACGAGATCGCGGAGACGCCGCCGACCGTGCAGGCGCGCCTGCTCCGCGTGCTCGAGGAGCGCGTGGTCACCCCGGTCGGCGGCGAGCGCGCGGTGCCGATCGACGTGCGCGTGGTCGCGGCGACGCACGTGGAGCTCCGCAGCGCGGTCGAGCGCGGCGCGTTCCGCGGGGACCTCTACGCGCGTCTGTCGGATCTGACGCTGCGCACGCCGCCGCTGCGCGAGCGACGCGAGGACGTGCTGCCGATCCTCGCGCGCGGCCTCGGCCCGGACGCGCCGCCGCTCGCGCCCGATCTCGTCGATGCGCTGCTCACCCACGAGCTGCCGTTCAACGTGCGCGAGCTCCTGAAGATCGCGGCCGAGCTGCGCCTCCGTGGCAAGGGCCGCGAGGTGCTCGATCGCGCGCTGGTCGAGGAGCGCTTCGCGCGTCCGCCGAGCGCGCCGCCCGCGCGTGCGCGCGCCATCTCGGATCCGCCGAGCGTGCGCGAGCCGATCGAGATCACGCGCGAGCACGTCGAGGAGCTGGTGCGCGAGACCGGCGGCAACGTGTCGGAGCTGGCGCGCCGCCTCGGACGCTCGCGCCGTCAGGTGCGGCGCTACCTCGATCAGTACGGCCTGCGCGAGCGCGCCGGCGACGACGACGAGCGCGACTGA
- a CDS encoding ABC1 kinase family protein has product MSSAVPDRDPNDVASLAPDTLSALPRPSALQVLARFFVVSGILVWFSLRRVVGAITRSLDGPTAMRLAFERLGPIYVKLGQLVASGEALFPERYSEAFRTLLDRVPPFPFDEVERIVREDLGKGTSELFAELDPKPLAAASIAQVHAAKLADGREIVVKVQRPGIGALAAADVAIMRFFAWIATKLSRLARNSNVIAFVDDFAINLAQELDFRREAQRMRDFNQVMREMGNEITAAPVVLDELTHARVLTMERFRGWRIDDVQAVRATGYDAEERLLQGIRAWFQTLILRGFFHGDVHAGNFMLLEDGRIGFLDFGIVGSFGPQFRQGVLEYVLGFQSRDWNRVAEAMLAMETVPPGVTVDREALVMDLEVTFAPMIDPEEGFKLRDLVPGLVRSSRRHGLRLPRDLVLVTKQLVYLDRYSRAYGGAKMNVLTDQRLTNLIMQDMFAAMFARGS; this is encoded by the coding sequence GTGTCGTCCGCCGTGCCCGACCGTGATCCGAACGACGTCGCGAGCCTCGCGCCGGACACGCTCTCCGCGCTCCCGCGTCCGTCCGCGCTGCAGGTGCTCGCGCGCTTCTTCGTCGTCAGCGGGATCCTCGTGTGGTTCTCGCTGCGCCGCGTCGTGGGCGCGATCACGCGCAGCCTCGACGGGCCCACCGCGATGCGCCTCGCGTTCGAGCGGCTCGGTCCGATCTACGTGAAGCTCGGGCAGCTCGTCGCGTCGGGCGAGGCGCTCTTCCCGGAGCGCTACTCCGAGGCGTTCCGCACGTTGCTCGATCGCGTGCCGCCCTTCCCGTTCGACGAGGTCGAGCGCATCGTGCGCGAGGATCTCGGCAAGGGGACGAGCGAGCTCTTCGCGGAGCTCGACCCGAAGCCGCTCGCGGCGGCGAGCATCGCGCAGGTGCACGCGGCGAAGCTCGCGGACGGTCGCGAGATCGTGGTGAAGGTGCAGCGCCCGGGCATCGGCGCGCTCGCCGCCGCGGACGTCGCGATCATGCGCTTCTTCGCGTGGATCGCGACCAAGCTCTCGCGCCTCGCGCGCAACTCGAACGTCATCGCGTTCGTCGACGACTTCGCGATCAACCTCGCGCAGGAGCTCGACTTCCGCCGCGAGGCGCAGCGCATGCGCGACTTCAACCAGGTCATGCGCGAGATGGGCAACGAGATCACCGCCGCGCCGGTGGTGCTCGACGAGCTCACGCACGCGCGCGTGCTGACGATGGAGCGCTTCCGCGGCTGGCGCATCGACGACGTCCAGGCGGTGCGCGCGACCGGCTACGACGCGGAAGAGCGGCTCCTCCAGGGGATCCGCGCGTGGTTCCAGACGTTGATCCTGCGCGGCTTCTTCCACGGCGACGTGCACGCCGGGAACTTCATGCTGCTCGAGGACGGGCGCATCGGGTTCCTCGACTTCGGCATCGTGGGCTCGTTCGGTCCGCAGTTCCGACAGGGCGTGCTCGAGTACGTGCTCGGGTTCCAGTCGCGCGACTGGAACCGCGTCGCGGAGGCGATGCTCGCGATGGAGACGGTGCCTCCCGGCGTGACCGTCGATCGCGAGGCGCTGGTGATGGATCTCGAGGTGACGTTCGCGCCGATGATCGACCCCGAGGAGGGCTTCAAGCTGCGCGACCTGGTGCCGGGGCTGGTGCGCTCGAGCCGCCGTCACGGGCTGCGCCTGCCGCGCGATCTCGTGCTGGTGACGAAGCAGCTCGTCTATCTCGATCGGTACTCGCGCGCGTACGGCGGCGCGAAGATGAACGTGCTGACGGATCAGCGGCTCACGAACCTGATCATGCAGGACATGTTCGCGGCGATGTTCGCGCGCGGGAGCTGA
- a CDS encoding TetR/AcrR family transcriptional regulator, translating into MLMVCLEHTASYVKKTSATMGSKRAKKKPSVKSKTREEPRRRVPERTRETLIAAAAALFHEQGLDAPSLDAICERAGYTRGAFYVHFASRDELVGAVVEKAMKDFLDAIVAEGAGDLRSIVAAFVKAVEEGRFPVSQRMRASQVLEACARSWELTVKYLGVMVSARERLAEVLRTSQAAGVVREDLRAEPIADMLLALVMGAQIATQLGAPYDARAVEAELMRMLEPPDGERRRRRGA; encoded by the coding sequence ATGTTGATGGTCTGCTTGGAACATACGGCGTCGTATGTCAAGAAGACGAGCGCGACGATGGGGTCGAAGCGCGCGAAGAAGAAGCCCTCGGTGAAGAGCAAGACGCGCGAGGAGCCGCGCCGCCGCGTCCCCGAGCGAACGCGCGAGACGCTGATCGCCGCGGCGGCCGCGTTGTTCCACGAGCAAGGGCTCGACGCGCCGAGCCTCGACGCGATCTGCGAGCGGGCGGGCTACACGCGCGGCGCGTTCTACGTGCACTTCGCGTCGCGCGACGAGCTCGTCGGTGCGGTCGTCGAGAAGGCGATGAAGGACTTCCTCGACGCGATCGTCGCCGAGGGCGCGGGCGATCTGCGCAGCATCGTCGCGGCGTTCGTGAAGGCGGTCGAGGAAGGACGCTTCCCGGTCTCGCAGCGCATGCGCGCGTCGCAGGTGCTCGAGGCGTGCGCGCGCTCGTGGGAGCTGACGGTGAAGTACCTCGGCGTGATGGTCAGCGCGCGCGAGCGCCTCGCCGAGGTGCTTCGCACGTCGCAAGCGGCGGGCGTCGTGCGCGAGGATCTGCGCGCCGAGCCGATCGCCGACATGTTGCTCGCGCTGGTGATGGGCGCGCAGATCGCGACGCAGCTCGGCGCGCCGTACGACGCGCGCGCCGTCGAGGCGGAGCTGATGCGCATGCTCGAGCCGCCCGACGGCGAGCGCCGCAGGCGGCGCGGCGCGTAG
- a CDS encoding ATP-binding protein, with product MTLRTVRVPTPHEALFAQAEEVVSRYFAARRDDPEHGTIEISGERYVLVRAASLSVEFFEMVRGLYGPGRESEADEFARNILFDLAHAVGRADARTFHEKMGLTDSVAKLSAGPVHFAHAGWAFVDISEQSQPTPDDDYFLLYDHPYSFEADAWTRSGRQASFPVCIMNSGYSSGWCEQSFGLTLVATEVLCRGRGDDVCRFVMAPPHRIEEHVTRYLDARPDLATRVAGYAIPDFFARKRVEEDLRRRFAQELREREAAEERLRQAQKLEAVGRLAGGIAHDFNNLMAVVMARAENLARRLERDDPHRAELDQIVLAAEKASQLTRQLLAFSRSQVLRPETLDLRAVVNDTMALLAPLLGADVTVEHVREGGDAPAWVSVDRSQIEQVLANLAVNARDAMPGGGTLTLAVRPVEITRASASAEQPEGQWIELSVRDTGQGMDDAARARAFEPFFTTKPDGEGSGLGLATVYGIVAQSGGAVRVESELGRGARFVVLLPRAKPPHGASLDGAQTGVVAARRAPLRVLLVDDDLLLREALAALLRESGAEVVVAPGAMEAIALAETPGTRFDALITDFVMPRMNGRALTERVRATHPGLPVLVVSGHLPDPTALDGLERSRLLLKPFRGEELLDAIRAITTPAPASSATRMR from the coding sequence ATGACGTTGCGCACGGTGCGCGTACCCACGCCGCACGAGGCGCTGTTCGCGCAGGCCGAGGAGGTCGTCTCGCGCTACTTCGCCGCGCGGCGCGACGACCCCGAGCACGGCACGATCGAGATCTCCGGCGAGCGCTACGTGCTGGTGCGCGCGGCCTCACTCTCGGTCGAGTTCTTCGAGATGGTGCGCGGCCTGTACGGCCCGGGTCGCGAGAGCGAGGCCGACGAGTTCGCGCGCAACATCCTCTTCGATCTCGCGCACGCGGTCGGTCGCGCCGACGCGCGCACGTTCCACGAGAAGATGGGCCTCACCGACTCCGTCGCGAAGCTCTCGGCGGGCCCGGTGCACTTCGCGCACGCGGGCTGGGCGTTCGTCGACATCTCGGAGCAGTCGCAGCCCACGCCCGACGACGACTACTTCCTGCTCTACGATCATCCGTACTCGTTCGAAGCCGACGCGTGGACGCGCTCGGGACGGCAGGCGTCGTTCCCCGTCTGCATCATGAACAGCGGGTACTCGTCGGGTTGGTGCGAGCAGAGCTTCGGGCTCACGCTCGTCGCGACCGAGGTGCTCTGTCGCGGGCGCGGCGACGACGTGTGTCGGTTCGTCATGGCGCCGCCGCACCGCATCGAGGAGCACGTGACGCGCTACCTCGATGCGCGGCCCGATCTCGCCACGCGCGTGGCGGGCTACGCGATCCCCGACTTCTTCGCGCGCAAGCGGGTCGAGGAGGATCTCCGGCGTCGCTTCGCCCAGGAGCTTCGCGAGCGCGAGGCCGCGGAAGAGAGGCTGCGCCAAGCGCAGAAGCTCGAGGCGGTCGGCCGTCTCGCGGGCGGCATCGCGCACGACTTCAACAACCTGATGGCGGTCGTGATGGCGCGCGCCGAGAACCTCGCGCGCCGTCTCGAGCGCGACGATCCGCATCGCGCCGAGCTCGATCAGATCGTGCTCGCGGCCGAGAAGGCGTCGCAGCTCACGCGCCAGCTCCTCGCCTTCTCGCGCTCGCAGGTGCTGCGCCCCGAGACGCTCGATCTGCGCGCCGTGGTGAACGACACGATGGCGCTCCTCGCGCCGCTGCTCGGCGCCGACGTGACGGTCGAGCACGTGCGCGAAGGCGGCGACGCACCGGCGTGGGTCAGCGTCGATCGCAGCCAGATCGAGCAGGTGCTCGCGAACCTCGCGGTCAACGCGCGCGATGCGATGCCCGGCGGCGGCACGCTCACGCTCGCGGTGCGGCCGGTCGAGATCACGCGCGCGAGCGCGTCGGCGGAGCAGCCCGAAGGACAGTGGATCGAGCTCTCGGTGCGCGACACCGGCCAGGGCATGGACGACGCGGCGCGGGCGCGCGCGTTCGAGCCGTTCTTCACGACGAAGCCCGACGGCGAGGGCTCGGGCCTCGGGCTCGCGACGGTCTACGGCATCGTCGCCCAGTCGGGCGGCGCGGTCCGCGTCGAGAGCGAGCTCGGGCGCGGCGCGCGCTTCGTGGTGCTGCTCCCGCGCGCGAAGCCGCCGCACGGTGCGTCGCTCGACGGCGCGCAGACGGGGGTCGTCGCGGCGCGACGCGCGCCGCTGCGCGTGCTGCTCGTCGACGACGATCTGCTGCTGCGCGAGGCGCTCGCTGCGCTGCTGCGCGAGAGCGGCGCCGAGGTCGTCGTCGCGCCCGGCGCGATGGAAGCGATCGCGCTCGCCGAGACGCCGGGCACGCGCTTCGACGCGCTGATCACCGACTTCGTGATGCCGCGCATGAACGGCCGCGCGCTGACCGAGCGGGTGCGCGCGACCCACCCCGGTCTGCCGGTGCTCGTCGTCTCGGGCCATCTGCCCGATCCCACGGCGCTCGACGGCCTCGAGCGCTCGCGCTTGTTGCTCAAGCCGTTCCGCGGCGAAGAGCTGCTCGACGCGATCCGCGCGATCACCACGCCCGCGCCCGCGTCATCGGCGACGCGCATGCGCTGA
- a CDS encoding SRPBCC family protein — protein MSTDVTSEIVIRRPRAEVAAFMFDPRHDVQWTTGVVESRPRDAGPLRRGSRVERISKFLGRRFGYEYEVVDTDERSFVEMKVEQPFPMHIRYELDDVPEGTRARIRARGDAGGFFRIASPLLNAMVRRNITRDLELLRDCLERA, from the coding sequence ATGAGCACCGACGTGACGAGCGAGATCGTGATCCGTCGCCCTCGCGCCGAGGTCGCGGCGTTCATGTTCGACCCGCGCCACGACGTGCAGTGGACGACCGGCGTGGTGGAGAGCCGCCCGCGCGACGCCGGCCCGCTGCGCCGCGGATCGCGCGTCGAGCGCATCTCGAAGTTCCTCGGCCGGCGCTTCGGCTACGAGTACGAGGTGGTCGACACGGACGAGCGATCGTTCGTGGAGATGAAGGTCGAGCAGCCGTTCCCGATGCACATCCGCTACGAGCTGGACGACGTGCCGGAGGGAACGCGCGCGCGCATCCGCGCGCGAGGCGATGCCGGAGGGTTCTTCCGCATCGCGAGCCCGCTGCTGAACGCGATGGTGAGGCGCAACATCACGCGCGACCTCGAGCTGCTCCGCGATTGCCTCGAGCGCGCCTGA
- a CDS encoding LysR family transcriptional regulator, producing the protein MNVRMEDMRLFAKVAEARSFTGAARALGVPKQTLSRRVAELEDVLGTQLLVRTTRRLHLTDAGAAYAARCSEIARLAEEANAAVRETCETPRGLLRITADPHFGETFVGPLVIEHVRAWPEVRVDVVLTRRRVELIEEGFDVAFRVGHVPDGSTALSATRLGAARVRYCASPAYLARRGVPKTPEQLAQHECVVLTSEGPVVRWPFRGAKGPTTITVDGRLRTNGFEMSRAAALAGLGIAIVPEYACAEDLRAGKLRSVLDEFAIDAGGVWIVFASARYLSARVRSFVDLAVERLGGGAAWSVRTKRAR; encoded by the coding sequence ATGAACGTGCGGATGGAAGACATGCGGCTCTTCGCGAAGGTCGCCGAAGCACGCAGCTTCACCGGCGCGGCGCGCGCGCTCGGCGTGCCCAAGCAGACGCTCAGCCGGCGCGTCGCCGAGCTCGAGGACGTGCTCGGCACGCAGCTCCTGGTGCGCACCACGCGCAGGCTGCACCTCACCGACGCGGGCGCTGCGTACGCGGCGCGCTGCAGCGAGATCGCGCGGCTCGCCGAGGAAGCGAACGCGGCGGTGCGCGAGACCTGCGAGACCCCGCGCGGCCTGCTGCGCATCACCGCGGATCCGCACTTCGGCGAGACGTTCGTCGGGCCCTTGGTGATCGAGCACGTGCGCGCGTGGCCCGAGGTGCGCGTCGACGTCGTGCTCACGCGACGTCGCGTCGAGCTGATCGAAGAGGGGTTCGACGTCGCCTTCCGCGTCGGCCACGTCCCGGACGGGAGCACTGCGCTCTCCGCGACGCGCCTCGGCGCTGCGCGCGTTCGCTACTGCGCGAGCCCGGCGTACCTCGCGCGTCGCGGCGTGCCGAAGACGCCGGAGCAGCTGGCGCAGCACGAGTGCGTGGTGCTCACGTCGGAGGGCCCGGTCGTGCGCTGGCCGTTCCGAGGCGCGAAGGGACCCACGACGATCACGGTGGACGGTCGCCTGCGCACCAACGGCTTCGAGATGTCGCGCGCGGCGGCGCTCGCGGGCCTCGGCATCGCGATCGTGCCCGAATACGCGTGCGCCGAGGATCTGCGCGCGGGAAAGCTGCGCAGCGTGCTCGACGAGTTCGCGATCGACGCGGGCGGCGTGTGGATCGTGTTCGCGTCGGCGCGGTATCTCAGCGCGCGCGTGCGCTCGTTCGTCGACCTCGCGGTCGAGCGGCTCGGCGGCGGCGCGGCGTGGTCGGTGCGGACGAAGCGCGCGCGATGA
- a CDS encoding DEAD/DEAH box helicase, producing the protein MTNEAGLPDVLEPALRAALERKGYTNLTPVQLAVLQPSAAGRDLRISSQTGSGKTVAIGLVLRELVLAGPDAPSPRALVIAPTRELARQVERELTWLYAQVGARVVSVTGGSSYRDEHRALSSRPDVVVGTPGRLLDHAERGALDLSSLGAVVLDEADRMLDLGFREALEAILARTPATRRTHLVSATFADEVGGLADRVQKDALRVEGTRLGAANADIDHVVHLVSQDERFDAVVNLLLAQPDARTLVFARTRADVACIAEDLAEAGFAVAPLSGEMDQRERNRALAAFRRGSVRVLVATDVAARGLDVQEVTLVVHVEAPTDPDDYTHRSGRTGRAGRKGTSALLVTPRELPRARSVLHRASVRARFEPLPTAIAIRAQQDERLVAQLTAADDDIAIDPRATELARRLVAEGDVERAIARLVAESAILRGPAPRDVRPIAPPTAGNRDRMGGDRPRREPRPQRDLDRNWARFHVTWGARHGADPRRVLAMVCRRGRIASDEVGGIRVGPFSSEVQVAGEVAERFAEAVRRPDPRDPRVQIRPDDGQRQLSR; encoded by the coding sequence ATGACGAACGAAGCCGGGCTCCCGGACGTTCTCGAGCCGGCCCTTCGGGCCGCGCTCGAGCGCAAGGGCTACACCAATCTCACCCCCGTACAGCTCGCCGTGCTCCAGCCGAGCGCCGCGGGACGCGACCTCCGCATCAGCTCGCAGACGGGCTCGGGCAAGACGGTCGCGATCGGTCTCGTGCTGCGCGAGCTCGTGCTCGCGGGCCCGGACGCGCCCTCGCCGCGCGCGCTGGTGATCGCGCCGACGCGCGAGCTCGCGCGCCAGGTCGAGCGCGAGCTCACCTGGCTCTACGCGCAGGTCGGTGCGCGCGTGGTCTCGGTCACCGGTGGCTCGAGCTACCGCGACGAGCACCGCGCGCTCTCGTCGCGCCCCGACGTCGTCGTGGGCACGCCGGGCCGCCTGCTCGATCACGCGGAGCGCGGTGCGCTCGATCTCTCCTCGCTCGGCGCGGTGGTGCTCGACGAGGCGGATCGCATGCTCGACCTCGGCTTCCGCGAGGCGCTCGAGGCGATCCTCGCGCGCACGCCGGCGACGCGCCGCACGCACCTCGTGAGCGCGACCTTCGCCGACGAGGTCGGTGGTCTCGCCGATCGCGTGCAGAAGGACGCGCTGCGCGTCGAGGGCACGCGCCTCGGCGCGGCGAACGCCGACATCGATCACGTCGTGCACCTCGTCTCGCAGGACGAGCGCTTCGACGCGGTGGTCAACCTGCTCCTCGCGCAGCCCGACGCGCGCACGCTCGTGTTCGCGCGCACCCGCGCCGACGTCGCGTGCATCGCCGAGGATCTCGCGGAGGCGGGCTTCGCGGTCGCGCCGCTCTCGGGCGAGATGGATCAGCGCGAGCGCAACCGCGCGCTCGCCGCGTTCCGCCGCGGCAGCGTTCGCGTGCTCGTGGCGACGGACGTCGCGGCGCGCGGGCTCGACGTGCAGGAGGTCACCCTCGTGGTGCACGTCGAAGCGCCGACCGATCCCGACGACTACACGCATCGCAGCGGACGCACCGGTCGCGCCGGCCGCAAGGGCACGAGCGCGCTGCTCGTGACGCCGCGCGAGCTGCCGCGCGCCCGCTCGGTGCTGCACCGCGCGTCGGTGCGCGCGCGGTTCGAGCCGCTCCCGACCGCGATCGCGATCCGCGCGCAGCAGGACGAGCGCCTCGTCGCGCAGCTCACCGCGGCGGACGACGACATCGCGATCGATCCCCGCGCGACCGAGCTGGCGCGCCGTCTCGTCGCGGAGGGCGACGTCGAGCGCGCGATCGCGCGCCTCGTCGCGGAGAGCGCGATCCTGCGCGGCCCCGCGCCGCGCGACGTGCGCCCGATCGCGCCGCCGACCGCGGGCAACCGTGATCGCATGGGCGGTGATCGCCCGCGCCGCGAGCCGCGTCCTCAGCGTGATCTCGACCGCAACTGGGCGCGCTTCCACGTGACGTGGGGCGCGCGCCACGGCGCCGATCCGCGCCGCGTGCTCGCGATGGTGTGCCGTCGTGGTCGCATCGCGAGCGACGAGGTCGGCGGCATCCGCGTCGGTCCGTTCTCGTCCGAGGTGCAGGTCGCCGGCGAGGTCGCGGAGCGCTTCGCCGAGGCGGTGCGCCGCCCCGATCCGCGCGATCCGCGCGTGCAGATCCGTCCCGACGACGGCCAGCGCCAGCTCTCGCGCTAG